In the genome of Notamacropus eugenii isolate mMacEug1 chromosome 5, mMacEug1.pri_v2, whole genome shotgun sequence, one region contains:
- the PNRC2 gene encoding proline-rich nuclear receptor coactivator 2 gives MGGGERFNIPVSQSRNVSKNQQQQLNRQKNKAQNSQMKNVHKKKERGHSCNSPAVAWQAVQSGKNGHFPNNQNWNSSLGSSTLFLKSQTNQNYAGAKFSEPPSPSVLPKPPSHWVPVSLNPSDKEIMTFQLKTLLKVQL, from the coding sequence ATGGGTGGTGGAGAGAGATTCAACATTCCAGTTTCCCAGTCTAGAAATGTTAGTAAGAACCAGCAACAGCAGCTTAATAGGCAAAAGAACAAGGCTCAGAATTCCCAGATGAAGAATGTtcataagaagaaagaaagaggacatTCCTGTAATTCACCTGCAGTTGCATGGCAAGCTGTACAAAGTGGGAAGAATGGGCATTTCCCAAATAATCAAAACTGGAATTCCAGCTTAGGGAGTTCCACTTTATTTTTGAAATCCCAAACTAATCAGAACTATGCTGGAGCCAAATTTAGTGAGCCCCCATCACCAAGTGTTCTGCCTAAACCTCCCAGCCACTGGGTTCCAGTTTCCTTGAATCCTTCTGATAAAGAAATAATGACCTTTCAACTGAAAACCTTACTTAAAGTCCAGCTGTGA